A segment of the Trifolium pratense cultivar HEN17-A07 linkage group LG7, ARS_RC_1.1, whole genome shotgun sequence genome:
ccgatcagagttagaggctgctcgtgctcgtgtagtgcgctttttggtgaggagttagcgtagactactccttagatatatgttatatatctttttgatgggttgtatagaattgctctgattaggtcttaccgggtcgggttattcgtttgaattgtattaagcccgtgatggcatatttaactttgctattcCTATCTTTTgaattgtaaacataatatcctttgttgatatggcctagagcctagggatattgtgtgaacaattatgatcattgtatgatatacattatgataattattcgcttttaattccgctgtgctagcatgatttttaattatgccgtggtttgtattattaacatgtgacgcctagattttcttaagtgttttatttatttatatttaataaatacgcgttaaggggttgggtgttacaatagtggtatcagagcaaggtcggttcatgtggaaccaattaggaatagttgcccatatattcaacttgtgtagagataacactgttgatattacctttctaagtttgttcttggattggttggttgttcaggatcatggcggctagggctaacaatcagatgacagatgcgatagctactttgaccaacatcgtggctagagatcatcaacccgggagggaagatgagatgaggttagAGAGGTTTATGAAGCATAATCTGAAGCTTTTCATTGGAGGCTATGCTCCGGAGGCTGCTGTTAAGTGGATAGAGGAAGTAGAGATCGTTTTTGAGGCtatgaggtgtaccgaggagagtaagttgaccttgggtacttatgtacttcgtgaagaagctaacaagtggtggaagaatgctaagctAAGGATGGGAGTTGGTggtgtggtaatcacttgggagatgttcaagggagagttcttgaggaagtactttccggctgatattaggaacaagaaagtggtggagttcatggagctcaagcaagggaacatgtctgtagcggagtattccgtgaagtttgaggagttgtgtgcgtttagtccacactacaacaccgtggaagctgagaatgacaagtgtgtcaagtttgaaagtgggttgcgcccggacatcaagcatcttatcggattttctcaaatccgagactttgcaactttggtggataagtgccgtatctgtgatgatgatggaaaggccaagactaattactacaaggccatgagtgacaagagaggaaaaggtcaagaccgtgggaagccttatggtgacaaggggaagaaggttgttgagactagtggtggaaagaagagaggtggtggacaatgctacaagtgtggtgagttgggtcataagtcttatgagtgcccaaagaaagtggacaagtgtttcaattgtgggagGCTAGGACACAAGTCGGATGTGTGTCAAGTGAAGGTGACTtgcttcaattgtggtgaagagggtcacaagagtcctatgtgcaagaagccgaagaagactatgggaaaggtgtttgctttgagtggagatgatgcggatcagggggataatctcattagaggtacgtgtttcatctataacactcctttaattgcgattattgatacgggagctacacattcttttatatccgttgattgcatgaagcgtcttagtatacctgtgtctgaaatgtctggtcgtatggaaatagaaactcctgctaatggttctgtaactacccgtcttgtatgtcgtgactgtcccgtaaccgtgtttggtagacactttggaatggacctagtgtgta
Coding sequences within it:
- the LOC123899320 gene encoding uncharacterized protein LOC123899320 — translated: DDDGKAKTNYYKAMSDKRGKGQDRGKPYGDKGKKVVETSGGKKRGGGQCYKCGELGHKSYECPKKVDKCFNCGRLGHKSDVCQVKVTCFNCGEEGHKSPMCKKPKKTMGKVFALSGDDADQGDNLIRGTCFIYNTPLIAIIDTGATHSFISVDCMKRLSIPVSEMSGRMEIETPANGSVTTRLVCRDCPVTVFGRHFGMDLVCIQLSGIDVIFGMNWLIFNRVHINCCEKTVVFPKPEESLHLMSKKEVVESLKEPVEVYALFASLKMEGEVKVEGLPVVCEFPDVFPEDVSDVPPKREVEFTIDLVPGTSPISMAPYRMSASELNELKKQLEELLEKKFIRPSVSP